In Dermacentor albipictus isolate Rhodes 1998 colony chromosome 6, USDA_Dalb.pri_finalv2, whole genome shotgun sequence, the following proteins share a genomic window:
- the LOC135920761 gene encoding uncharacterized protein isoform X4 has translation MLLPHGGLQADTGPVYMRSGFAGSPSFAHVPTMDLRFFVAALLVSVVTIGYVQGQGGGLLDIVQKLLDEKITDPQTKQLVMSKLPDIQVCLMGMASMTPQVAMQVIDQMIPALNTCGMQLSSTPDDQKSSVYVSCSQEAVAKVKSATGMSADDAKIFDDGMGCLQKALGF, from the exons ATGCTTTTACCTCACGGCGGGCTTCAAGCAGACACCGGTCCTGTGTATATGCGAAGTGGCT TTGCAGGGTCTCCTTCATTCGCTCACGTGCCGACCATGGATCTTAGGTTTTTCGTTGCAGCGCTACTGGTGTCAGTGGTCACCATTGGATACGTGCAAG GCCAAGGTGGTGGCCTCTTGGATATCGTGCAGAAACTGCTCGATGAGAAGATTACCGATCCCCAGACCAAACAGCTAGTTATGAGCAAGTTGCCCGATATCCAGGTCTGCCTCATGGGTATGGCTTCCATGACTCCTCAAGTCGCCATGCAG GTCATCGACCAGATGATACCGGCCCTGAATACATGCGGAATGCAGTTATCGTCTACGCCTGACGATCAGAAGTCGAGCGTT TACGTGAGCTGCTCGCAGGAAGCAGTCGCCAAAGTTAAG AGTGCCACGGGCATGAGCGCCGATGAtgcgaaaatttttgacgacGGAATG GGGTGCCTGCAAAAGGCTCTGGGTTTTTAG
- the LOC135920761 gene encoding uncharacterized protein isoform X6, with the protein MDTEGVAGSPSFAHVPTMDLRFFVAALLVSVVTIGYVQGQGGGLLDIVQKLLDEKITDPQTKQLVMSKLPDIQVCLMGMASMTPQVAMQVIDQMIPALNTCGMQLSSTPDDQKSSVYVSCSQEAVAKVKSATGMSADDAKIFDDGMGCLQKALGF; encoded by the exons ATGGACACGGAAGGAG TTGCAGGGTCTCCTTCATTCGCTCACGTGCCGACCATGGATCTTAGGTTTTTCGTTGCAGCGCTACTGGTGTCAGTGGTCACCATTGGATACGTGCAAG GCCAAGGTGGTGGCCTCTTGGATATCGTGCAGAAACTGCTCGATGAGAAGATTACCGATCCCCAGACCAAACAGCTAGTTATGAGCAAGTTGCCCGATATCCAGGTCTGCCTCATGGGTATGGCTTCCATGACTCCTCAAGTCGCCATGCAG GTCATCGACCAGATGATACCGGCCCTGAATACATGCGGAATGCAGTTATCGTCTACGCCTGACGATCAGAAGTCGAGCGTT TACGTGAGCTGCTCGCAGGAAGCAGTCGCCAAAGTTAAG AGTGCCACGGGCATGAGCGCCGATGAtgcgaaaatttttgacgacGGAATG GGGTGCCTGCAAAAGGCTCTGGGTTTTTAG
- the LOC135920761 gene encoding uncharacterized protein isoform X7 — protein MDLRFFVAALLVSVVTIGYVQGQGGGLLDIVQKLLDEKITDPQTKQLVMSKLPDIQVCLMGMASMTPQVAMQVIDQMIPALNTCGMQLSSTPDDQKSSVYVSCSQEAVAKVKSATGMSADDAKIFDDGMGCLQKALGF, from the exons ATGGATCTTAGGTTTTTCGTTGCAGCGCTACTGGTGTCAGTGGTCACCATTGGATACGTGCAAG GCCAAGGTGGTGGCCTCTTGGATATCGTGCAGAAACTGCTCGATGAGAAGATTACCGATCCCCAGACCAAACAGCTAGTTATGAGCAAGTTGCCCGATATCCAGGTCTGCCTCATGGGTATGGCTTCCATGACTCCTCAAGTCGCCATGCAG GTCATCGACCAGATGATACCGGCCCTGAATACATGCGGAATGCAGTTATCGTCTACGCCTGACGATCAGAAGTCGAGCGTT TACGTGAGCTGCTCGCAGGAAGCAGTCGCCAAAGTTAAG AGTGCCACGGGCATGAGCGCCGATGAtgcgaaaatttttgacgacGGAATG GGGTGCCTGCAAAAGGCTCTGGGTTTTTAG